The Castanea sativa cultivar Marrone di Chiusa Pesio chromosome 11, ASM4071231v1 genome contains a region encoding:
- the LOC142617286 gene encoding receptor-like protein EIX2, with translation MKKVAVFRLLIPYLCLIARWFVSNGVAQSVKCLTSDQEALINFKNGLQDPENHLSSWQGSNCCQWSGISCKNSTGAVVAVDLHNPHPSGYDSSGRYGFWNLSGEVRPSLMKLKSLRYLDLSFNTFNAIPIPIFFGYLENLQYLNLSNAGFSGKIPPNLGNLSSLEYLDLKFSTLTVDNLEWMAGLTSLKHLMMNGVDLSMVGSDWVGTLQKLPVLMELHLSSCGLSGYIPSLAFVNFTSLAVIDLSFNMLNSKIPDWLVNISTLAYVDISYNKLYGRIPLGFSELPNLKSLNLVLNSNLTASCFQLFNGRWKNIEVLDLGYNKLHGKLPTSFGNLTSLTYVGLSTNNIEGGIPSSIGKLCNLKFFDLSFNNLTESLPEILEGTENCLFRSPLHGLQQLILSLNYFHGTLPNWLGQLENLIELDLGNNLIQGSIPSFLGSLLHLTQLGLEGNELNGTLPDSLGQLSELSIFDVSFNHLTGIVTESHFSKLTKLKILHLSSNSFTLNVSSTWVPPFQIRNLDMGSCHLGPSFPAWFKSQKEVTYLDFSNASISGSIPSWFWEISSNLSLLNVSFNQLIGQLPNPLNVAPFADVDLSSNLFEGPIPLPVVEIELLDLSNNRFSGPIPRNIGASLPNLIFLSLSSNEIIGDIPASMGDINLIEVIDLSSNNLTGNITASLGNCSLLRVLDLSGNNLYGGIPYSLGQLKLLQSLHLSGNKLSGELPLSFQNLSSLETLDLGNNMMEGTIPPWIGDGFRYLRLLSLRSNSFAGELPSKLSNLSSLQVLDLAENKLSGTIPVSFGDLNAMAQVQIRNQYLFYGKYRGIYYKESLVVNVKGSAQRFSKTLSLVTSIDVSGNNLQGDLPQELTKLAGLVILNLSRNHISGQIPDRISNLRQLSSLDLSNNSLSGPIPPSMSLLSFLGFLNLSYNNFLGTIPYTGHMTTFEATSYAGNPGLCGAPLVVKCPSEATPVGGSIENYSEDKLIDTWFYLSLGLGFAAGILVPYFILAIRKSWRNDYFAFVEEVVDRLCCMRLRRTTHLRNRRRHLH, from the coding sequence ATGAAAAAAGTTGCAGTTTTTAGATTGTTAATACCTTACCTCTGTTTGATAGCAAGATGGTTTGTTTCTAATGGCGTTGCACAGTCAGTGAAATGTCTGACATCTGATCAAGAAGCTCTTATCAACTTCAAAAATGGTCTTCAAGATCCTGAGAACCATCTTTCATCATGGCAAGGAAGCAACTGCTGTCAATGGAGTGGAATAAGCTGTAAAAATAGTACGGGAGCTGTTGTTGCAGTTGATCTTCATAACCCACATCCATCTGGTTATGATTCCTCTGGCAGGTACGGATTCTGGAACTTGAGTGGTGAGGTTAGACCTTCATTGATGAAACTCAAGTCTTTGAGATATTTAGATTTGAGCTTCAACACCTTCAATGCCATCCCAATTCCTATATTCTTTGGATATTTGGAGAATTTGCAATATCTTAACCTATCAAATGCTGGGTTTAGTGGCAAAATACCTCCGAATTTGGGAAATCTCTCTAGCTTGGAGTATCTTGATCTCAAGTTTTCAACTTTAACAGTTGATAATCTTGAATGGATGGCTGGTCTTACCTCTCTGAAACATCTTATGATGAATGGAGTTGACCTTTCAATGGTAGGATCAGACTGGGTAGGGACATTACAGAAGCTACCAGTTTTGATGGAGTTGCATCTATCTTCTTGTGGTCTATCTGGTTATATTCCTTCACTTGCCTTTGTTAATTTTACTTCCCTTGCTGTGATAGATCTTAGCTTTAACATGCTCAATTCAAAGATTCCTGATTGGCTTGTAAATATAAGTACTCTTGCATATGTTGACATTAGCTACAACAAATTGTATGGAAGAATTCCACTTGGTTTCAGTGAGCTACCAAATTTGAAGAGTTTGAATCTTGTATTGAATAGCAATCTTACAGCAAGTTGTTTCCAACTATTCAATGGAAGGTGGAAAAATATAGAAGTCCTTGATCTAGGTTACAATAAATTGCATGGGAAACTTCCTACTTCCTTTGGAAACTTGACATCTCTCACTTATGTTGGTCTCTCTACCAATAATATTGAGGGTGGCATTCCAAGCTCCATCGGTAAACTAtgcaatttgaaattttttgatttatCTTTTAATAACCTAACAGAATCTTTGCCAGAAATCCTAGAAGGAACAGAAAACTGTCTATTTAGAAGTCCTCTGCATGGTCTACAACAGTTGATATTGAGCCTCAATTACTTTCATGGTACGTTACCAAATTGGTTGGGTCAGCTTGAAAACCTTATTGAACTTGATCTTGGAAATAATTTGATTCAAGGTTCCATCCCTTCTTTTTTGGGGTCATTGCTACATCTTACTCAATTGGGACTAGAGGGGAATGAACTCAATGGGACTCTCCCAGATAGCTTAGGACAGCTTTCTGAGTTGTCCATTTTTGATGTTTCCTTCAATCATTTAACAGGAATAGTCACTGAATCACATTTTTCAAAGCTCACTAAGCTGAAGATCTTGCACTTGTCTTCAAATTCATTCACTTTGAATGTTAGTTCCACTTGGGTCCCTCCATTCCAAATCCGAAATCTTGATATGGGTTCATGCCATTTGGGCCCTTCATTTCCAGCTTGGTTTAAATCACAGAAGGAGGTCACGTATCTAGACTTCTCAAATGCTAGCATTTCTGGTTCCATACCAAGTTGGTTTTGGGAAATTTCTTCTAATTTGTCGCTTTTAAATGTTTCCTTCAATCAATTAATTGGTCAATTACCAAATCCATTAAATGTTGCTCCGTTTGCAGATGTTGATTTGAGCTCCAACCTCTTTGAAGGACCCATTCCTCTTCCAGTTGTTGAGATCGAATTGCTAGATCTCTCCAACAATAGGTTCTCTGGTCCTATACCAAGGAATATAGGTGCATCCTTGCCTAATCTgatcttcctctctctttcaaGTAATGAAATAATAGGAGATATCCCTGCTAGTATGGGAGATATAAATTTGATTGAAGTCATTGATCTTTCGAGCAACAACTTAACAGGCAACATCACAGCAAGCTTAGGGAATTGTTCTTTATTAAGGGTTCTAGACCTCAGTGGCAACAATTTATATGGGGGAATTCCATACTCCTTGGGTCAACTAAAATTGCTTCAGTCACTTCACCTGAGTGGCAACAAGCTCTCTGGAGAGCTCCCTCTGTCTTTTCAAAATCTGTCAAGTTTGGAAACTTTGGATCTTGGAAACAACATGATGGAAGGTACCATTCCGCCGTGGATTGGAGATGGTTTTAGATATCTTAGACTTCTCAGCTTGCGTTCAAATTCATTTGCAGGAGAACTTCCCTCTAAACTTTCAAATTTAAGCTCATTGCAAGTCCTAGACTTGGCAGAAAACAAGTTGAGTGGCACAATTCCTGTTAGCTTTGGTGATCTAAATGCTATGGCTCAAGTGCAAATCAGAAACCAGTATCTTTTCTATGGCAAGTACAGGGGCATCTACTATAAAGAAAGCTTGGTTGTGAATGTGAAAGGCAGTGCTCAAAGGTTCAGCAAGACTCTTTCCCTTGTGACTAGCATAGACGTTTCTGGAAATAACTTACAAGGAGATCTTCCCCAAGAACTAACAAAATTAGCAGGTTTGGTGATTCTGAACTTGTCTAGAAACCATATCAGTGGCCAAATTCCTGATCGCATTTCAAATTTGCGTCAACTTTCATCTCTTGATCTCTCAAATAATAGCCTCTCAGGTCCGATTCCTCCAAGCATGTCTCTGTTATCATTTCTGGGGTTTTTGAACTTGTCATACAATAACTTCTTGGGTACCATTCCTTACACTGGTCATATGACAACTTTTGAAGCAACATCTTATGCTGGGAACCCGGGTCTTTGTGGTGCTCCACTGGTTGTAAAGTGTCCAAGTGAAGCAACTCCTGTAGGGGGATCTATTGAAAATTACAGTGAGGACAAACTCATTGATACTTGGTTTTACTTGAGCCTTGGGCTTGGATTTGCAGCAGGTATTCTAGTTCCTTATTTCATTTTAGCAATTAGAAAATCTTGGAGGAATGACTACTTTGCTTTTGTTGAAGAAGTTGTTGACAGATTATGCTGCATGAGACTCAGAAGAACAACACATCTTCGAAACAGAAGACGTCATCTGCATTAg